One Pantoea trifolii DNA segment encodes these proteins:
- the hslO gene encoding Hsp33 family molecular chaperone HslO — MSTNDQLHRYLFENVAVRGQLVNVTETWREIVENHDYVEPVKTLLGELLVATSLLTATLKFDGDITVQLQGDGPLTLAVINGNNRQELRGVARVQEDAEIAPGSSLKEMVGNGYLVITISPEKGERYQGVVGLEADTLAGCLEDYFMRSEQLPTRLFIRTSDKGAAGILLQVLPAQEPSLDDFNHLATLTETVKSEELIELPATDVLWRLYHQEEATVFDPTPVSFKCTCSRERCGEVLSTLPVEEVNEILEEDGEIDMNCDYCNSHYVFDAVDIAALRNAPTNNSDQVH, encoded by the coding sequence ATGTCTACAAACGATCAACTGCACCGTTACCTGTTCGAAAACGTCGCCGTGCGCGGCCAACTGGTAAACGTGACCGAAACCTGGCGTGAAATCGTCGAAAATCACGACTACGTTGAGCCGGTAAAAACCTTGCTGGGCGAGCTGCTGGTGGCCACCAGCCTGCTGACGGCAACGCTGAAGTTTGACGGTGATATCACGGTGCAGCTGCAGGGCGACGGTCCGCTGACGCTGGCGGTGATCAACGGTAATAACCGTCAGGAGTTGCGTGGCGTGGCGCGCGTGCAAGAAGACGCGGAGATCGCACCGGGCAGCAGCCTGAAAGAGATGGTCGGCAACGGCTATCTGGTGATCACCATCTCGCCAGAGAAAGGCGAGCGCTATCAAGGCGTGGTTGGCCTGGAAGCGGATACGCTGGCGGGTTGTCTGGAAGATTACTTCATGCGTTCTGAGCAGCTGCCAACGCGCCTGTTTATTCGCACCAGCGACAAAGGCGCAGCCGGTATTCTGCTGCAGGTGCTGCCAGCGCAAGAGCCGAGCCTTGATGATTTCAATCACCTCGCTACGCTGACCGAAACCGTGAAGAGCGAAGAGTTAATCGAATTGCCCGCCACCGACGTATTGTGGCGTCTGTACCATCAGGAAGAAGCCACGGTGTTTGACCCAACGCCGGTGAGCTTTAAGTGCACCTGTTCACGCGAGCGCTGTGGCGAAGTGCTGAGCACGCTACCAGTGGAAGAAGTAAACGAAATCCTCGAAGAGGATGGCGAAATCGACATGAATTGCGACTATTGCAATTCGCATTACGTGTTCGATGCGGTGGATATTGCCGCCCTTCGCAACGCGCCAACCAACAACAGCGATCAAGTGCATTAA
- the pckA gene encoding phosphoenolpyruvate carboxykinase (ATP) yields MRVNGLTSQDLASMGISGTTEVVYNPDFDTLFQEETRPELEGYARGILTQSGAIAVDTGIFTGRSPKDKYIVRDDTTRDTLWWNDVGNGKNDNQPLSQETWQALKDRCTQQLSGKRLFVIDAFCGANPDTRLSVRFVMEVAWQAHFVKNMFIRPSEAELADFKPDFVVMNAAQCTNPDWQAQGLHSENFVAFNLTERMQLIGGTWYGGEMKKGLFAIMNYLLPLKGIASMHCSANVGKAGDVAVFFGLSGTGKTTLSTDPDRQLIGDDEHGWDDDGVFNFEGGCYAKTINLSEQAEPEIYRAIRRDALLENVVVRADGSVDYADGSKTENTRVSYPIEHIENIVQPVSKAGHAKRVIFLTADAFGVLPPVSRLTPEQTQYHFLSGFTAKLAGTERGVTQPTPTFSACFGAAFLTLHPTQYSDVLVKRMEAAGAQAYLVNTGWNGSGKRISLKDTRAIINAILAGELDEVETETLPVFNLQMPKVLPQVDSAILDPRRSWPTEAAWQQAAQDLAQRFIMNFEKYTDNDAGKALVQAGPQL; encoded by the coding sequence ATGCGCGTTAACGGCCTGACATCGCAAGACCTCGCCTCTATGGGCATCAGCGGCACCACCGAAGTGGTGTATAACCCTGATTTCGACACCCTGTTTCAGGAAGAAACTCGCCCAGAGCTGGAAGGTTATGCGCGAGGCATTCTGACGCAGAGCGGTGCTATTGCCGTGGATACCGGCATCTTCACGGGTCGCTCGCCAAAAGATAAGTACATCGTTCGGGATGACACCACGCGCGACACGCTGTGGTGGAACGATGTCGGCAACGGCAAGAATGATAACCAGCCGCTGTCACAGGAAACCTGGCAGGCGTTGAAAGATCGCTGCACCCAGCAGCTTTCCGGCAAACGTCTGTTTGTGATCGATGCGTTCTGCGGTGCCAATCCCGACACGCGCCTCAGCGTGCGCTTCGTGATGGAAGTGGCCTGGCAAGCGCACTTCGTTAAAAACATGTTTATCCGCCCGAGCGAAGCCGAATTGGCTGACTTCAAACCGGATTTCGTGGTGATGAACGCCGCGCAGTGCACCAATCCAGACTGGCAGGCGCAAGGTCTACACTCCGAGAACTTCGTCGCCTTCAACCTGACCGAGCGCATGCAGCTGATTGGCGGCACCTGGTACGGCGGCGAGATGAAGAAAGGTCTGTTCGCCATCATGAACTACCTGCTGCCGCTGAAAGGCATCGCTTCGATGCATTGTTCGGCTAACGTCGGTAAAGCGGGCGATGTGGCCGTGTTCTTCGGCCTGTCCGGTACCGGCAAAACCACTTTGTCCACCGATCCGGATCGCCAGCTGATTGGCGATGACGAACACGGCTGGGATGACGATGGCGTGTTTAACTTTGAAGGTGGCTGCTACGCCAAAACCATCAACTTGTCTGAGCAGGCGGAGCCGGAAATCTACCGCGCGATTCGTCGCGATGCGCTGCTGGAAAACGTGGTGGTGCGCGCCGATGGCAGCGTGGATTATGCGGACGGCAGCAAGACCGAGAACACCCGCGTCTCGTATCCGATTGAGCATATCGAAAACATCGTGCAGCCGGTGTCCAAAGCGGGCCACGCCAAGCGGGTGATTTTCCTCACCGCTGATGCCTTTGGCGTACTGCCGCCGGTTTCACGCTTAACGCCGGAACAGACGCAATATCACTTCCTGTCTGGCTTTACCGCCAAACTGGCCGGTACCGAGCGCGGCGTTACGCAGCCAACGCCCACCTTCTCCGCCTGTTTCGGCGCGGCGTTCCTGACGCTGCACCCCACGCAATATTCCGACGTGCTGGTGAAGCGGATGGAAGCGGCAGGTGCGCAGGCGTATCTGGTGAATACCGGCTGGAACGGCAGCGGCAAGCGCATTTCGTTGAAAGACACGCGCGCCATCATCAACGCGATTCTGGCCGGTGAGCTGGATGAGGTTGAGACTGAAACCTTGCCGGTGTTCAACCTGCAGATGCCTAAAGTTCTGCCGCAGGTGGATAGCGCGATTCTCGATCCGCGCCGCAGCTGGCCGACAGAAGCGGCCTGGCAGCAAGCCGCGCAGGATCTGGCGCAGCGCTTTATTATGAACTTTGAGAAGTATACCGATAACGATGCGGGTAAAGCGCTAGTTCAGGCGGGTCCGCAGTTGTGA
- the envZ gene encoding two-component system sensor histidine kinase EnvZ: MRRLRFSPRSSFARTLLLIVTLLFVSLVTTYLVVLNFAILPSLQQFNKVLAYEVRMLMTDRLQLEDGTQLEVPPAFRREIYRELGISLYTNAAAEESGLRWAQHYEFLSEQMGQQLGGPTDVRVEVNKNSPVVWLKTWLSPDIWVRVPLTEIHQGDFSPLFRYTLAIMLLAIGGAWLFIRIQNRPLVDLEHAALQVGKGIIPPPLREYGASEVRSVTRAFNQMAAGVKQLADDRTLLMAGVSHDLRTPLTRIRLATEMMGEQDGYLAESINKDIEECNAIIEQFIDYLRTGQEMQTERADLNSVLGEVVAAESGYEREIENAVMSEELMLDINPLSIKRALANLVVNAARYGNGWIKVSSGKELNRAWFQVEDDGPGIEPDQLQHLFQPFVRGDSARSTSGTGLGLAIVQRIIDAHEGSLEIGDSDRGGLRIRAWLPIPEGNSSTAVVSINHSA; encoded by the coding sequence ATGAGGCGATTGCGCTTCTCACCCCGCAGTTCGTTTGCCCGCACCTTGTTATTGATTGTTACCTTGCTGTTCGTCAGCCTGGTAACAACCTATTTGGTGGTGCTCAATTTCGCCATTCTTCCCAGCTTGCAGCAGTTCAATAAGGTCCTCGCGTACGAAGTGCGTATGTTGATGACCGATCGGCTGCAGCTGGAAGATGGAACGCAGTTGGAAGTGCCGCCGGCCTTCCGACGCGAAATTTATCGTGAGCTGGGCATCTCGTTGTATACCAACGCGGCGGCGGAAGAGAGCGGTTTGCGCTGGGCGCAACATTACGAATTTCTCAGTGAGCAGATGGGCCAGCAGCTGGGCGGTCCCACCGATGTCCGTGTCGAGGTGAATAAAAACTCGCCGGTGGTGTGGCTGAAAACCTGGCTGTCGCCAGATATCTGGGTGCGCGTGCCGCTCACCGAAATCCATCAGGGCGACTTCTCACCGCTGTTCCGCTACACGCTGGCGATTATGCTGCTGGCGATTGGCGGCGCCTGGCTGTTTATCCGTATTCAGAACCGACCCTTGGTGGATCTGGAGCATGCGGCGTTACAGGTTGGTAAAGGCATTATTCCGCCGCCGCTACGTGAATATGGCGCGTCGGAAGTGCGTTCGGTGACGCGGGCGTTTAACCAGATGGCGGCCGGTGTGAAGCAGTTGGCTGACGATCGTACCTTGCTGATGGCGGGGGTCAGCCATGACTTGCGTACGCCGTTAACGCGTATTCGTCTCGCTACTGAGATGATGGGCGAGCAGGATGGTTATCTGGCGGAGTCGATCAACAAAGATATCGAAGAGTGCAACGCGATCATCGAGCAGTTCATCGATTATCTGCGTACCGGTCAGGAGATGCAGACCGAACGCGCCGACCTGAACAGCGTGCTGGGCGAAGTGGTGGCGGCAGAGAGCGGCTACGAGCGTGAAATTGAGAACGCGGTGATGTCCGAGGAGTTGATGCTGGATATCAACCCGCTATCCATCAAGCGCGCGCTGGCGAATCTGGTGGTCAACGCAGCGCGTTATGGCAACGGATGGATTAAGGTCAGCAGCGGCAAGGAGCTGAACCGCGCATGGTTCCAGGTGGAAGATGATGGTCCGGGCATCGAGCCGGATCAGCTGCAGCATCTGTTCCAGCCGTTTGTGCGCGGCGACAGCGCGCGCAGCACCAGCGGCACCGGCCTCGGTTTAGCGATTGTGCAGCGTATTATCGATGCGCATGAAGGTTCGCTGGAGATTGGTGATAGCGATCGCGGCGGATTACGGATTCGTGCCTGGTTGCCGATTCCGGAAGGTAATAGCAGTACGGCGGTGGTGAGTATTAATCATAGTGCGTGA
- the ompR gene encoding osmolarity response regulator transcription factor OmpR, whose translation MQENYKILVVDDDMRLRALLERYLTEQGFQVRSVANAEQMDRLLTRESFHLMVLDLMLPGEDGLSICRRLRSQSNPMPIIMVTAKGEEVDRIVGLEIGADDYIPKPFNPRELLARIRAVLRRQANELPGAPSQEEAVIAFGKFKLNLGTREMFREDEPMPLTSGEFAVLKALVSHPREPLSRDKLMNLARGREYSAMERSIDVQISRLRRMVEEDPAHPRYIQTVWGLGYVFVPDGSKA comes from the coding sequence ATGCAAGAGAACTACAAAATTCTGGTCGTCGATGATGATATGCGTTTGCGTGCGTTGCTGGAGCGCTATCTCACCGAGCAGGGCTTTCAGGTGCGTAGCGTTGCCAACGCCGAGCAAATGGATCGACTGTTAACCCGCGAATCCTTCCACTTGATGGTGCTTGATTTGATGTTGCCGGGCGAAGATGGTTTGTCTATCTGCCGCCGTTTGCGCAGTCAAAGCAACCCGATGCCGATTATCATGGTCACCGCGAAAGGCGAGGAAGTGGATCGTATCGTCGGTCTGGAAATCGGCGCGGATGACTACATTCCAAAACCGTTTAACCCGCGCGAGCTGCTAGCGCGTATTCGTGCCGTACTGCGTCGTCAGGCCAATGAATTGCCAGGCGCGCCTTCGCAGGAAGAAGCGGTTATTGCGTTCGGTAAATTTAAGCTGAACCTCGGCACCCGCGAGATGTTCCGTGAAGATGAGCCAATGCCGCTGACCAGCGGTGAGTTTGCCGTGCTGAAAGCGCTGGTCAGCCATCCGCGTGAGCCGTTATCGCGCGATAAGCTGATGAACCTGGCACGTGGCCGTGAATACAGCGCCATGGAACGCTCCATCGACGTACAGATTTCGCGTCTGCGCCGCATGGTGGAAGAAGACCCGGCGCATCCACGTTACATTCAGACCGTTTGGGGTCTTGGCTACGTATTCGTTCCGGACGGCAGCAAAGCATGA
- the yjbE gene encoding exopolysaccharide production protein YjbE: MKKNLILLGALVLTSFTQVQAATSAGEAAGAQASTTAKGNSDAIGVGAVGALLGVALATMGGGDKGGSGTSTTTATQAGK; this comes from the coding sequence ATGAAAAAAAACCTAATTCTGCTGGGCGCACTGGTACTGACCAGCTTCACTCAGGTTCAGGCGGCGACCAGTGCAGGCGAAGCAGCTGGCGCGCAAGCATCCACCACGGCGAAAGGTAACTCAGACGCGATCGGTGTTGGCGCCGTGGGCGCACTGCTCGGCGTGGCGCTGGCGACCATGGGCGGCGGCGATAAAGGCGGCAGCGGCACCTCAACCACCACCGCAACCCAAGCCGGTAAATAA